Proteins encoded together in one Pantoea sp. CCBC3-3-1 window:
- a CDS encoding LysR family transcriptional regulator has product MFLSTNLKCFIVLAREKSLKKASEFLFVTSSPISRRIKILEDELGFKLFSRNDHDFTLTKKGLELYEKIMPYYNKMTELEDFFSQKKTNVNIKRNLMIGVENLNPFLFNLLVKTKKKTESVSYCACDIKNSMEALLAGEIHGIISHRQIAENGIVSMDFFSEPACYLFSNKYPDFQISDNKNIPIIIPNNGFYDSYIKNAHTRILTLSPTAQVIIVDDISDYLSLISSGEAVGLISQSMVSFYKSKIDNFNEINYRTESIFPELKTYIYYLKERENSVKLAIVSSSESRIAS; this is encoded by the coding sequence ATGTTCTTATCAACAAATCTTAAGTGTTTCATTGTATTAGCCAGAGAAAAGTCACTGAAAAAAGCCTCAGAATTCCTTTTTGTTACCTCATCACCCATATCAAGAAGAATTAAAATACTGGAAGATGAGTTAGGTTTTAAATTGTTTTCCAGAAACGACCATGATTTCACGCTCACCAAAAAAGGACTCGAACTTTATGAAAAAATCATGCCCTACTATAATAAAATGACAGAGCTGGAAGATTTTTTCTCCCAGAAAAAAACTAACGTTAATATTAAACGCAATCTGATGATTGGTGTGGAAAACCTCAATCCATTTTTGTTTAATTTATTGGTTAAAACCAAAAAGAAAACGGAAAGCGTCTCCTACTGTGCATGCGATATAAAAAACTCCATGGAAGCTTTGCTGGCAGGCGAAATTCACGGAATTATTTCGCATCGACAAATAGCAGAAAACGGTATTGTCTCTATGGATTTTTTTAGTGAACCAGCCTGTTATCTTTTCTCGAACAAATATCCCGACTTTCAGATTAGTGATAACAAAAACATCCCGATTATTATTCCCAACAATGGTTTTTATGACTCTTACATAAAAAATGCGCACACCCGGATCCTGACACTCAGCCCGACTGCGCAAGTTATTATTGTTGATGATATTTCTGACTATTTGTCTCTTATCAGTAGCGGGGAGGCTGTTGGCCTGATCAGCCAGTCCATGGTTTCGTTTTATAAAAGTAAAATAGACAATTTCAATGAAATCAATTACAGGACAGAATCGATCTTTCCTGAGCTCAAAACCTACATTTATTATCTTAAAGAGAGAGAAAACTCGGTTAAATTAGCGATCGTCAGTAGCAGCGAGAGTCGCATCGCTTCCTGA
- a CDS encoding Lrp/AsnC family transcriptional regulator, which translates to MNGLMKLDRIDINILVQLQKDGRISNVNLADAVGLSPSPCLQRVKRLESAGFITGYEAHINLPKITDSVSVFTEVTLSGHRREDFMRFEAAIREVDELMECHLITGGYDYLLRFITRSIEHYQEVIEALLDAKIGIDKYFSYIVIKSPIIKSSVPLRSLISRHTQVEF; encoded by the coding sequence ATGAACGGCTTAATGAAACTGGACCGCATCGACATCAACATCCTGGTGCAGCTGCAAAAAGATGGCCGCATCAGTAACGTGAACCTTGCCGATGCCGTTGGACTCTCCCCCAGCCCTTGCCTGCAGCGGGTTAAACGCCTTGAAAGCGCAGGGTTTATCACCGGCTATGAGGCGCATATCAATCTTCCTAAAATCACCGATTCGGTCTCAGTTTTTACTGAAGTAACGCTAAGCGGTCATCGACGTGAAGACTTTATGCGTTTTGAAGCAGCGATACGTGAGGTTGACGAATTGATGGAATGTCATTTGATTACCGGGGGCTACGACTATCTGTTGCGTTTTATTACCCGCAGTATTGAGCATTATCAGGAAGTGATTGAGGCATTGCTGGATGCAAAAATTGGTATTGATAAATACTTCAGCTATATCGTTATTAAATCACCGATTATTAAAAGCAGCGTGCCGCTGCGCTCGTTGATTTCCCGTCATACCCAGGTTGAATTCTGA
- the gabT gene encoding 4-aminobutyrate--2-oxoglutarate transaminase produces MHNLLDEQHTFVDNALFLDAREAHVPRGVVTAHPLVIAKAKGSEVWDVEGNRYLDFVAGIGVLNVGHSHPAVIEAVTKQLQQVTHACFQVAAYPGYIELAERLNRLISTEEKFKSVFFTSGAEAVENAVKIARAYTNRPGIIAFDGAFHGRTLLGCTLTGMSQPYKQNFGPFPGDIYRVPFPNAFHKISEADCLKALDTLFAVQIAPERVAAIIIEPVQGDGGFLPASATFMQALREITHRHGILLICDEVQTGFGRTGKMFGFQHTGIVPDLVTVAKSLGGGLPISGVVGKAEVMEAPLPGGLGGTYGGNALACAASLAVLDLLEQGNLLARANQLGSQLAGRLRLLAEKYACIGDVRGIGLMQAVEIIDFESGKPDAALTQKILECACQEGLLLIKCGVQRNTIRFLAPLVTSDSQLEEALHIFDIALARASGRLG; encoded by the coding sequence ATGCATAATTTACTGGACGAGCAGCACACATTTGTAGATAACGCACTATTTTTGGATGCCCGCGAAGCGCACGTACCGCGCGGCGTGGTCACCGCACATCCGCTGGTCATTGCGAAAGCAAAAGGATCGGAAGTGTGGGATGTGGAAGGCAATCGCTATCTGGATTTTGTTGCGGGCATCGGCGTGCTCAACGTGGGACACAGCCATCCTGCGGTGATCGAGGCCGTCACAAAGCAGCTGCAACAGGTTACGCATGCCTGTTTCCAGGTAGCGGCCTATCCAGGCTATATCGAACTGGCCGAACGGCTGAACAGGCTGATTAGCACGGAAGAAAAATTCAAAAGCGTTTTTTTTACCAGCGGCGCAGAAGCGGTTGAAAACGCCGTGAAAATTGCCCGCGCCTACACGAATCGTCCCGGCATTATTGCCTTTGACGGCGCATTTCATGGCCGCACTTTATTAGGCTGTACGCTAACCGGCATGAGCCAGCCCTACAAACAAAATTTTGGGCCATTCCCCGGCGACATCTATCGCGTGCCGTTTCCAAATGCGTTTCATAAGATTAGCGAAGCGGACTGCCTGAAGGCGCTGGACACGCTGTTTGCGGTGCAGATTGCCCCGGAACGCGTGGCGGCAATCATTATCGAACCGGTGCAGGGCGATGGCGGTTTCCTTCCTGCTTCTGCCACTTTTATGCAGGCGTTACGTGAGATCACCCACCGTCACGGCATCCTGCTGATTTGCGATGAAGTACAAACAGGGTTTGGCCGTACCGGCAAGATGTTTGGTTTTCAGCATACCGGCATCGTGCCGGATCTGGTGACGGTAGCCAAAAGTCTTGGCGGGGGTCTGCCGATTTCGGGGGTAGTGGGCAAAGCTGAGGTGATGGAAGCCCCGCTGCCCGGCGGGCTGGGAGGAACGTATGGCGGCAATGCGCTGGCCTGCGCGGCATCACTGGCGGTGCTGGATTTACTGGAGCAAGGCAACCTGCTGGCGCGAGCTAACCAGCTCGGCAGCCAGCTCGCCGGCCGGCTGCGGCTGTTAGCGGAAAAATATGCCTGTATTGGCGACGTACGGGGCATTGGTCTGATGCAGGCGGTAGAAATTATCGATTTCGAGAGCGGAAAGCCGGATGCCGCGCTGACACAAAAAATCCTCGAATGCGCCTGTCAGGAAGGATTGCTGTTAATTAAATGTGGCGTACAGCGCAACACCATTCGCTTTCTTGCACCGCTGGTTACCAGCGATTCACAGCTGGAAGAAGCGCTGCATATTTTTGATATTGCGCTGGCGCGTGCCAGTGGACGGTTGGGCTGA
- a CDS encoding M20 aminoacylase family protein has translation MDDLTALRRDLHAHPELGFDEHRTADIVANFLAALGIEVHRNIGKTGVVGVLRRGTGPGSVGLRADMDALPMDDAGMQSWKSLHAGRCHACGHDGHTVMLLGAARKLAASQEFDGTVIFIFQPAEEGLAGARAMIEDGLFSRFPCDAVYAIHNWPELPLGTAQTRAGPIMAAADRFDITVNGGGGHAAQPHLSADTLLATSELVVQLNTIVARAVDPCEPALLTVTRIQGGFSHNMIPASASITGTVRTFSLAVQDTIEKRLCEMAEHVTAAHGLQATVAYNRYYPATINSPAEAQIALQAAGRAGLQASAAASPALTSEDFSFMLAARPGAYLWLGSGDSQPLHHSAYDFNDAVIPYGVAWFCEVVRTTMPVNI, from the coding sequence ATGGATGACTTAACGGCATTGCGACGAGACCTGCACGCCCATCCCGAACTGGGATTCGATGAGCACCGTACGGCGGATATCGTGGCCAATTTTCTGGCTGCGCTGGGTATTGAGGTGCATCGCAATATCGGTAAAACCGGCGTGGTCGGCGTGTTGCGCCGTGGAACAGGTCCGGGAAGTGTTGGTTTGCGCGCGGATATGGACGCGCTGCCGATGGACGATGCCGGGATGCAATCCTGGAAAAGCCTGCACGCCGGTCGCTGTCACGCCTGCGGCCACGATGGGCATACCGTTATGTTGCTGGGAGCGGCACGTAAGCTGGCTGCTTCTCAAGAGTTTGACGGCACCGTTATTTTTATCTTTCAGCCTGCGGAAGAGGGGCTGGCCGGCGCGCGCGCGATGATTGAAGACGGTCTGTTCAGCCGCTTCCCCTGTGACGCGGTCTATGCCATACACAACTGGCCTGAGCTGCCGCTGGGCACCGCGCAAACGCGTGCCGGGCCGATTATGGCAGCGGCCGACCGGTTTGATATTACCGTTAACGGGGGTGGCGGCCATGCAGCACAACCGCATCTGAGCGCGGATACGCTGCTGGCAACCAGCGAACTGGTGGTGCAGCTCAACACTATCGTTGCCCGCGCGGTCGATCCCTGCGAGCCCGCTTTGCTGACGGTAACGCGCATTCAGGGCGGCTTTTCCCACAATATGATCCCGGCCAGCGCCAGCATCACCGGTACGGTACGCACCTTCAGCCTGGCCGTGCAGGACACTATCGAGAAGCGCCTGTGCGAGATGGCTGAACATGTTACCGCCGCGCATGGGCTGCAGGCGACCGTGGCCTATAACCGCTATTATCCCGCCACCATTAACTCGCCAGCGGAGGCGCAAATTGCGCTGCAAGCGGCGGGCCGGGCAGGTCTGCAAGCCTCTGCCGCCGCCAGCCCGGCGCTCACGTCTGAAGATTTCTCTTTTATGCTGGCGGCGCGCCCCGGCGCCTATCTGTGGCTGGGCTCAGGTGACAGCCAGCCGCTGCATCATTCCGCCTATGACTTTAACGACGCCGTGATCCCTTATGGCGTGGCCTGGTTTTGCGAAGTCGTTCGCACCACCATGCCGGTAAACATTTAA
- a CDS encoding glyoxylate/hydroxypyruvate reductase A: MNIVYKSEPERGRRWQRLLAEQAPDIRFQLWPDIVDPEQVDCLIAWQPPDNIMQHFPNLKVLFSVGAGVDQFDYASLPASLPVVRMIEPGLTRGMVEYVTFAVLGLHRNMPRYLQQQRQQVWLEHPGRPASRSRVGVMGMGTLGEAVLQPLVQLGFDCAGWSRTGKNLAGVKSFVGQGELGNFLARSDILICLLPLTAATEGILNAELFNQLPQGASLVQVGRGKHLQHDHLLAALDSGQLSAAVIDVTSPEPLPVGHRFWQHPAIWLTPHIASQTQPESAVQALLDNLRRFERGETMTGVVDRERGY; this comes from the coding sequence ATGAATATCGTCTATAAATCTGAACCCGAACGCGGACGCCGCTGGCAGCGTTTACTGGCGGAGCAGGCGCCGGACATTCGTTTCCAGCTTTGGCCCGATATCGTCGATCCTGAGCAGGTTGACTGCCTGATCGCCTGGCAGCCGCCAGACAATATCATGCAGCATTTTCCCAATCTGAAAGTGCTGTTTTCGGTGGGCGCGGGCGTCGATCAGTTCGATTATGCCAGCCTGCCGGCCAGTTTGCCGGTAGTGCGCATGATCGAGCCCGGCCTGACCCGCGGCATGGTGGAATATGTCACGTTTGCCGTGCTGGGGCTGCATCGCAATATGCCGCGCTATCTGCAACAGCAGCGCCAGCAGGTCTGGCTTGAGCACCCTGGCCGGCCTGCTTCCCGTAGCCGCGTCGGCGTGATGGGCATGGGAACGCTGGGCGAGGCGGTGTTGCAGCCGCTTGTACAGCTGGGCTTTGACTGCGCGGGCTGGAGTCGCACAGGCAAAAACCTTGCTGGCGTAAAGAGCTTTGTCGGGCAGGGTGAACTGGGCAATTTTTTGGCCCGCAGCGATATCCTTATCTGCCTTCTGCCGTTAACGGCCGCTACCGAAGGGATCCTGAACGCCGAACTGTTTAACCAGCTGCCGCAGGGTGCCTCACTGGTTCAGGTGGGACGAGGCAAACATCTGCAACACGATCATCTTTTGGCCGCGCTGGATAGCGGACAGCTGTCGGCGGCGGTGATTGACGTGACGTCGCCCGAGCCGCTGCCTGTCGGTCATCGGTTCTGGCAGCATCCCGCCATCTGGCTGACGCCGCATATTGCCAGCCAGACGCAGCCGGAAAGCGCGGTTCAGGCGTTACTGGATAACCTCCGCCGTTTCGAACGTGGCGAAACGATGACGGGCGTGGTGGACAGAGAGCGAGGATACTGA
- a CDS encoding GNAT family N-acetyltransferase: MIDIVAMSDAHLERAVALTQRLKWPHRLADWQQALALGEGLAAVEAGQLLGTLLFWRWGNYATLGLVIVAEEAQSKGLGRQLMQTAMAKLEGINLRLHATEMGKGLYEKLGFVTCGEIAQHQCRELADFTAVIPGKGQRLRPAHAEETPALTALDTQAHGLHRPALIASLLDCAERFIVLEEQGNVEGFACLRRFGHGYAIGPIICRSLPQAKVLVSELLSGLSGQFIRIDTDSEYGLGDWLNTLGLAQVDRPTTMVRGKAWQPEDVRAFGLMSQAMA, translated from the coding sequence ATGATTGACATCGTTGCAATGAGTGACGCGCATCTGGAGCGCGCAGTGGCACTGACTCAGCGTCTGAAGTGGCCACACCGACTGGCCGACTGGCAGCAGGCGCTGGCGCTGGGCGAAGGACTGGCCGCCGTGGAAGCGGGCCAGCTGTTGGGCACGCTGCTTTTCTGGCGCTGGGGCAATTACGCCACGCTGGGGCTGGTCATCGTCGCTGAGGAAGCGCAGAGCAAAGGCCTGGGCAGGCAGCTGATGCAGACGGCCATGGCAAAGCTGGAAGGTATCAACCTGCGGCTGCATGCCACTGAAATGGGCAAAGGGCTGTACGAAAAACTGGGCTTCGTTACCTGTGGCGAAATTGCCCAGCATCAGTGTCGTGAGCTGGCAGATTTTACCGCTGTTATACCCGGCAAAGGTCAGCGGCTTCGTCCTGCACATGCAGAGGAAACCCCCGCGTTGACCGCGCTGGATACCCAGGCGCATGGACTGCATCGTCCGGCACTCATCGCCAGCCTGCTGGACTGCGCAGAACGTTTTATCGTGCTGGAAGAACAGGGCAATGTAGAGGGATTTGCCTGCCTGCGCCGCTTCGGCCATGGCTACGCCATCGGCCCGATTATCTGCCGCAGCCTGCCGCAGGCAAAAGTGTTGGTCAGCGAACTCCTGTCCGGCCTGTCGGGGCAGTTTATCCGTATTGATACCGACAGCGAATACGGGCTGGGCGACTGGCTGAACACGTTGGGATTAGCGCAGGTCGATCGCCCAACCACGATGGTTCGTGGCAAAGCCTGGCAGCCTGAAGACGTCCGCGCCTTTGGCCTGATGTCACAGGCGATGGCCTGA
- a CDS encoding FAD-binding oxidoreductase, with protein sequence MPALIRYVQDSRYFPPAADVVIIGAGIAGTVAAYELAKRGVSVVLIEKGLVGGEQSGRNWGWCRQQNRDERELPLIIHALQRWEELTKETGEDLGFRRSGLVYATGNQSEIDAWDNWGKMAKSYGVRSDILTAEQAKAMTPGSTSRWLGGVSSPTDGHAEPALASAGIAIAAQRLGASIFQQCAVRGLDISAGKVSGVITERGPIKTSRVICAGGAWTSMFCRRHGIDLPLGNVIGTAFRTSPVEQAISMPLYTPGFACRPQADGSYTVSVSGRGRLTPGVQGLRYARQFYPTFKARRKNLKIDLGLAAFMTGPESLARWQFDGVSPFEKVRILDPAADRGLVQEGLAAMRREYPTMGALRVEQAWGGMIDSTPDAVPVISKIAKLPGLIVSAGFSGHGFGIGPGSGRLAADLAMDATPVVDPTPYRYSRLVDGSDLATPGMM encoded by the coding sequence ATGCCCGCATTGATTCGCTACGTTCAGGACAGCCGCTATTTTCCGCCAGCGGCAGACGTCGTCATTATTGGTGCCGGTATTGCCGGGACGGTCGCCGCTTACGAACTGGCTAAGCGCGGTGTCAGCGTGGTGCTGATTGAAAAAGGCCTGGTGGGCGGCGAGCAGTCCGGCCGTAACTGGGGCTGGTGCCGCCAGCAGAACCGTGACGAACGGGAGCTGCCGCTGATTATTCATGCGCTTCAGCGTTGGGAAGAACTCACCAAAGAGACCGGCGAGGATTTAGGCTTTCGCCGCAGCGGGCTGGTTTACGCTACCGGAAATCAAAGCGAAATTGATGCCTGGGATAACTGGGGGAAAATGGCGAAAAGCTACGGCGTGCGCAGCGATATTCTCACTGCGGAACAGGCGAAAGCGATGACGCCAGGCAGTACCAGCCGCTGGCTGGGCGGCGTTTCCTCGCCCACCGATGGTCATGCGGAACCGGCGCTAGCCTCGGCCGGTATAGCTATTGCCGCTCAGCGTTTGGGTGCCAGCATCTTTCAACAGTGCGCCGTGCGCGGTCTGGATATTTCTGCCGGTAAGGTCAGCGGCGTGATAACCGAACGCGGCCCGATCAAAACCTCACGCGTGATTTGCGCGGGCGGTGCCTGGACATCCATGTTCTGCCGCCGCCATGGGATAGATTTGCCGCTGGGGAACGTAATTGGCACCGCTTTTCGCACTTCGCCGGTAGAGCAGGCTATTAGTATGCCGCTCTATACACCGGGTTTTGCCTGCCGCCCGCAGGCCGACGGCAGCTACACCGTGTCGGTTTCGGGACGCGGCCGCCTGACGCCCGGCGTGCAGGGCTTACGCTATGCACGTCAGTTTTATCCCACCTTCAAGGCGCGACGCAAAAATCTGAAGATCGATCTGGGCCTGGCGGCCTTTATGACCGGCCCGGAATCGCTGGCCCGCTGGCAGTTTGACGGCGTGTCGCCGTTTGAAAAAGTGCGTATTCTCGATCCGGCGGCCGATCGGGGGCTGGTACAGGAAGGACTGGCGGCAATGCGCAGAGAATATCCAACCATGGGCGCACTGCGGGTGGAGCAGGCCTGGGGCGGGATGATTGACAGCACGCCGGATGCGGTGCCGGTTATCTCTAAAATAGCCAAACTTCCCGGACTGATCGTTTCCGCCGGATTCAGCGGCCACGGTTTTGGCATTGGCCCCGGTTCTGGCCGGCTTGCCGCCGATCTGGCGATGGATGCCACACCCGTTGTCGATCCCACACCCTATCGCTATTCGCGGCTGGTGGATGGTTCCGACCTTGCCACGCCGGGCATGATGTAA
- a CDS encoding ABC transporter ATP-binding protein, giving the protein MSVTLHSSRPVVAVENLRVVAYGDDGREISLVSDIRFTVQKGEVLALIGESGSGKTTIALALMGYARHGCKIAEGTIHVAGTDVTSLTAKQQCQFRGNKVAYIAQSAAASFNPAMKIMDQVVEPVVIHGVMKRAAAEKKAVELFRELALPNPDTIGQRYPHQVSGGQLQRLMTAMALISDPEVVILDEPTTALDVTTQVEVLKAFRRVVRQRGMTAIYVSHDLAVVAQMADRILVLLKGAIAEYGTTESLLRAPQAEYSRLLLDAAKQKMRATPWQPEDATVQPMLEVRDLFAGYGPVDSQGMPKIPILHDINLRLFRGQAMGIIGESGSGKTTLAHAIAGMNPPASGHILFNGHYIQGDMRARPENELRRIQYVFQMADTALNPAHSIATILSRPLKLFHGLRGAALEKRLHQLLELVRLPRSVLWRRPWALSGGQKQRVNLARALAAEPDLILCDEVTSALDTVVAAAVLDLITDLRRELGLSVIFISHDLHAVRSVCDEIMVVKNGRMVTQVARADYDKPSTELYYERLKRAVPELRQGWLDEHDANDIAL; this is encoded by the coding sequence ATGAGCGTCACGTTACACAGTAGCCGCCCGGTTGTGGCGGTGGAAAATTTGCGGGTGGTCGCATATGGCGATGATGGCCGCGAAATCTCGCTGGTTTCTGATATCCGTTTTACCGTACAGAAAGGAGAAGTGCTGGCGCTGATTGGCGAGTCCGGCTCGGGCAAAACCACCATCGCGCTGGCGCTGATGGGCTATGCACGTCACGGCTGTAAAATTGCCGAAGGCACGATCCACGTTGCCGGAACCGACGTCACCTCATTAACAGCAAAACAGCAGTGCCAGTTTCGTGGCAACAAAGTGGCCTATATCGCGCAGAGCGCCGCCGCCTCGTTCAATCCGGCGATGAAAATTATGGATCAGGTGGTGGAGCCGGTGGTGATCCATGGGGTGATGAAACGGGCGGCAGCGGAAAAAAAAGCCGTTGAGCTGTTTCGCGAGCTGGCGCTGCCCAATCCCGACACCATTGGCCAGCGCTACCCGCATCAGGTTTCCGGCGGGCAGCTACAGCGATTGATGACCGCAATGGCGCTGATTAGCGATCCGGAAGTGGTGATCCTCGATGAACCCACCACGGCGCTGGACGTCACCACCCAGGTCGAGGTACTGAAAGCGTTTCGTCGCGTGGTCAGACAGCGCGGCATGACCGCTATTTACGTCAGTCACGATCTGGCGGTAGTCGCACAGATGGCAGATCGGATTTTAGTTCTGTTGAAGGGCGCGATTGCGGAATATGGCACCACGGAAAGCCTGCTGCGTGCGCCGCAGGCGGAATACAGCCGGCTGCTGCTGGATGCCGCAAAGCAAAAAATGCGGGCGACGCCCTGGCAGCCTGAAGACGCGACCGTCCAGCCGATGCTGGAAGTCCGCGATCTGTTTGCCGGTTATGGCCCGGTTGACAGTCAGGGCATGCCAAAAATTCCGATCCTGCATGATATCAATCTGCGTCTGTTCCGCGGTCAGGCAATGGGCATTATCGGCGAGTCCGGCTCCGGGAAAACCACCCTGGCCCACGCGATAGCCGGGATGAATCCACCTGCAAGTGGCCACATCCTGTTCAACGGTCACTATATTCAGGGGGACATGCGCGCGCGCCCGGAAAATGAATTACGCCGCATTCAGTACGTTTTCCAAATGGCGGATACCGCGCTGAATCCGGCGCATAGCATTGCCACTATTCTCAGCCGGCCGCTGAAGCTGTTTCACGGCCTGCGCGGCGCAGCGCTTGAAAAGCGGCTGCACCAGCTGCTGGAGTTGGTCAGGCTGCCGCGCAGCGTCTTGTGGCGCAGGCCATGGGCGCTGTCAGGGGGGCAAAAACAGCGTGTGAACCTTGCGCGCGCGCTGGCAGCGGAGCCTGATCTGATACTTTGTGACGAGGTCACGTCTGCGCTGGATACGGTGGTGGCCGCGGCGGTGCTGGATTTGATTACCGACCTGCGCCGCGAGCTGGGCTTATCGGTAATTTTTATCAGCCACGATCTGCATGCCGTTCGCTCGGTTTGTGACGAAATTATGGTGGTAAAAAACGGGCGCATGGTGACGCAGGTCGCGCGCGCCGACTACGATAAACCCTCTACCGAACTCTATTACGAACGTTTGAAACGTGCCGTTCCGGAACTTCGCCAGGGCTGGCTGGATGAACATGACGCTAACGATATTGCGCTTTAA
- a CDS encoding ABC transporter permease translates to MNALTLPWRFFMSLTVSGRIGLLMTLVWIFLAIFGTGLAPHNLEDIGGGPMFGGFSREFWFGTDYLGRDMFSRILYGARYSIGLALGAALLASLTGTLLALLAAVAGRWLEEILGRINDAMLVLPGKILALMIVAVFGSSLPMLVITAVFTYWPGAFRIAWAMASSLRSMDYVRASALRGESRFYIAIHDILPNMLHPMLTDFGLRFVYIVLLLSGLSFLGLGVQPPYADWGTLVRENLQGLFDGSPAVLMPAIAIASLTIGANLFIDSLQAMRPLSAAKGVA, encoded by the coding sequence ATGAACGCACTAACCCTACCGTGGCGCTTCTTTATGTCGCTAACCGTAAGCGGGCGAATTGGCCTGCTGATGACGCTGGTGTGGATTTTTCTGGCGATATTCGGCACCGGGCTGGCACCGCATAATCTGGAGGATATCGGCGGCGGCCCTATGTTCGGCGGCTTCAGCCGGGAATTCTGGTTTGGCACCGACTATCTCGGCCGCGATATGTTCAGCCGCATTCTGTACGGCGCCCGCTACTCCATCGGTCTGGCGCTGGGCGCGGCGCTGCTGGCCAGCCTGACCGGTACGCTGCTGGCGCTGCTGGCCGCCGTCGCCGGGCGCTGGCTGGAAGAGATTCTCGGCCGCATTAACGATGCGATGCTGGTTCTGCCGGGGAAAATTCTTGCGCTGATGATTGTCGCGGTATTCGGTTCCTCACTGCCGATGCTGGTTATCACCGCGGTTTTCACCTACTGGCCCGGCGCGTTTCGTATTGCGTGGGCGATGGCTTCCAGCCTGCGCTCAATGGACTACGTTCGCGCATCGGCACTGCGGGGTGAAAGCCGCTTCTATATTGCCATTCACGATATCCTGCCAAACATGCTGCATCCGATGCTGACCGATTTCGGCCTGCGGTTTGTGTATATCGTGCTGTTGCTTAGCGGCCTGAGTTTCTTAGGCCTGGGCGTACAGCCGCCCTATGCCGACTGGGGCACGCTGGTGCGTGAAAATCTACAGGGCCTGTTTGATGGCTCTCCGGCGGTGCTGATGCCGGCCATCGCGATTGCCAGCCTGACTATCGGCGCCAATTTGTTTATCGACAGCCTGCAGGCAATGCGTCCGCTCAGCGCGGCGAAGGGGGTTGCATGA
- a CDS encoding ABC transporter permease, whose product MNRYMLFLIARRCGAGILTLLIVSAVVFFITSMLPGDAAQMVLGQSATPETVAALRQQLGLDQPLLLRYLHWLGGMVQGDFGTSFASHLPVSQLVAARMPATFELAAITTLVSVPLALLIGLTAAMKRGSLFDRGLMMATMAVVAVPEFLVATIAVIVFAVKLHWVPAMSLGTPALDFVSYLKTYALPVLTLCCVLVAQMARMTRSALINQMDSPYLEMTLLKGVSPLRAMLRHALPNAVGPIANAISLSLSYLFGGVIIIESIFSYPGLASQLVDAVSNRDLPVVQLCVMLFASCYLVLLLLADILTIAFNPKWRG is encoded by the coding sequence ATGAACCGTTACATGCTTTTTCTGATTGCCCGCCGCTGTGGCGCGGGCATCCTGACCTTACTGATTGTCTCCGCCGTGGTGTTTTTTATCACCAGCATGCTGCCGGGCGATGCCGCGCAAATGGTGCTGGGGCAGAGCGCCACGCCGGAAACGGTCGCGGCGCTGCGGCAGCAGCTGGGGCTTGATCAGCCGCTGCTGCTGCGTTATCTGCACTGGCTGGGCGGGATGGTACAGGGCGATTTCGGCACCTCGTTCGCCAGCCATCTGCCGGTCTCTCAACTGGTGGCCGCGCGCATGCCCGCCACCTTTGAACTGGCGGCGATCACCACCCTGGTTTCGGTTCCGCTGGCGCTGTTGATTGGCCTGACGGCCGCCATGAAACGCGGATCGCTGTTCGATCGCGGCCTGATGATGGCCACCATGGCCGTAGTCGCCGTTCCCGAGTTTTTGGTGGCCACCATTGCCGTGATTGTCTTCGCCGTGAAGCTGCACTGGGTTCCGGCTATGTCGTTAGGCACGCCCGCGCTGGATTTTGTCAGTTATCTGAAAACCTATGCGCTGCCCGTACTGACCCTGTGCTGCGTGCTGGTCGCGCAAATGGCCCGAATGACCCGCTCGGCGCTGATTAACCAGATGGACAGTCCTTATCTGGAAATGACGCTGCTGAAAGGCGTTTCACCGCTGCGTGCCATGCTGCGTCACGCCTTGCCGAATGCCGTTGGCCCGATAGCCAACGCGATTTCGCTGAGCCTCTCCTATCTGTTTGGCGGGGTGATTATTATCGAGAGCATTTTCAGCTATCCGGGGCTTGCCAGCCAGCTGGTCGATGCGGTCAGCAACCGCGATCTGCCGGTGGTACAGCTTTGCGTGATGCTGTTCGCCAGCTGTTATCTGGTTCTGCTGCTGCTGGCCGACATCCTGACCATTGCATTTAATCCAAAATGGAGAGGCTGA